The Oryzias melastigma strain HK-1 linkage group LG6, ASM292280v2, whole genome shotgun sequence genome includes a window with the following:
- the tspan18b gene encoding tetraspanin-18b: MGQGEASARGTTMEGDCLSCIKYLMFVFNFLIFLGGSFLLGVGVWVLVDPTGFREIVAANPLLFTGVYVILGMGGMLFLLGFLGCCGAIRENKCLLLFFFMLILLIFLAELAAAILAFIFREHLTREYFTKELKRHYQGYNNTDVFTSTWNAIMTTFDCCGVNSPEDFKDSLFRVINSNHVVPEACCLRVSQSGELAYTSRDQCLSGNMMFRNNKGCYSAVVDYFELYIYVAGALAIVVLTIELFAMVFAMCLFRGIQ; the protein is encoded by the exons GGGCAGGGAGAGGCTTCAGCTCGAGGCACAACTATGGAGGGCGACTGTCTCAGTTGCATCAAGTACCTCATGTTTGTCTTTAATTTCCTCATCTTT CTGGGGGGCTCCTTCCTTCTCGGAGTGGGAGTGTGGGTGCTGGTGGACCCCACAGGGTTCAGGGAAATAGTAGCAGCCAACCCGTTGCTGTTCACCGGCGTCTACGTCATTCTGGGAATGGGAGGCATGCTCTTTCTTCTGGGCTTCCTGGGCTGCTGTGGAGCCATCCGCGAAAACAAATGTCTGCTCCTTTTT TTCTTCATGCTCATCCTTCTCATCTTTTTAGCAGAGCTGGCCGCTGCCATCCTAGCCTTCATTTTTCGGGAGCAC TTGACCAGGGAATATTTCACCAAAGAGCTGAAAAGACACTATCAGGGCTACAACAACACCGATGTCTTCACCTCCACATGGAACGCCATCATGACCACA TTCGATTGCTGTGGAGTGAACAGCCCGGAGGATTTTAAGGACAGCCTGTTCAGGGTGATCAACTCGAATCATGTGGTGCCAGAAGCCTGCTGCCTGCGTGTCAGTCAGAGCGGAGAGCTGGCCTACACCAGCCGGGACCAGTGCTTATCAGGCAATATGATGTTCCGCAATAACAAG GGCTGTTACTCTGCTGTGGTTGACTACTTTGAACTGTATATCTACGTGGCTGGAGCGCTGGCTATTGTGGTTTTAACCATTGAG cTTTTCGCCATGGTCTTTGCGATGTGTCTCTTCCGAGGAATCCAGTAG